AACGTTCCCTTTGGCAATTACAAACTCTACGATCCTCGCTATGCCCATCTGAACCTAAGCATCCATAATTACTTTCTAGCCAAATGTACAGATTTAGTGAGGGAAAATGGGTTGATAGCCATGATTACCAGTTGTTTCACCCTTGATGCGGCCAATAACAGCTTTCGGAAATATCTAGCGAATAAGTTAGAGCTAGTGACTGCGATTAGATTACCAGACATCGCTTTTAAGAGATTTGCCAACACCGAAGTAGTTGCCGATATCTTGATTTTTCGCAAGCTCACAGAAACTGAACTGAGAGCCACGAATCAGAAAAACTATCAATATCCTGATTGGGTAAAGACAGCACCATCGGGCAAACACACAGTCAATCAGCAGCCAATCATGATTAACCAATGGTTTGTAGAGGTTGCCTAGCGGCTAGGCTAAAGAGTAACCACACCAAAACTACCGAGCGAGTCAATCCTATTAAGGATTGACTCGCTTTTTTAATTGAGAAAAGTCCATGTCTATAAACCCATTAAAATTCCGTAATATTCTAGGAGAATTGACAATCGCCAAACTCTATGGAGGAGAGCATTTAGGAGTAACTGCTCCAGCAAACTTTGACCTGAGAGCAGAGATAAGCAAGATTGGGAAAGCGATCGCCAAATTCTATGAACCATCTGTAACTCAAACCCAAGTAATTCAAATTCCACCACAGTTACAAAAAGTTCTACCCAACGCTTTCTGCGAACATGAAGGACAAATCTATCGTCGCACCGACTATCAGCTCGAACTAGTTGCAAACCAACAACAACGCATTCGTGCAGCCATGTCTGTCGCCAAGATTCTTGACTTAGTGCTGAGAATGCAGCAGTACGAAGACGAAAAAGAACTAGCCAAACTGCGCCAAATTCTCAATCAAAAATATGATGAGTTCGCAATTAGATTTGGACATTTCACCAGCAAAGAGAACCTCAGCATTTTCCAAGAAGACCCCAACTACTATCGATTGAGAGCATTAGAGATTGACCGAGGCAAAGGCAAAAGTCCCGCCAAAGCCCCCATCTTCCATCAACGCACAGTCAGAGCAACCCCAAGATATCGGGCAAATAACGCCAAAGATGCCCTAGCCCAATGTCTAGATGCCAAAAGCTATATCGACCTAGACTGGATCGCCAACCTCATCGACAAAAGCATTAGCACCGTCATCAGCGAACTAGAAGGCGATATCTTCTACAACGGCACAATCCCACCAGCAACAGTACAAGAAACCACTAATGCCGAATGGATAACCAGAGAAGAATTCATCAGTGGCAACGTCGTCAACCGACTCAACAAAATCGTCGCATGGCAAGAAAGCGGAGTACCCAACTGGCTGAACATCGACAAATACCATCAAACCATCAGCAGCAATCAACCAGTTCCCTGTTTACCCGAAACTCTAGATGTAGATATCAAAGTGCGCTGTGCGGTGAAGCTAGGCATCAATGTCAATGCCATGCCCCCAAACGAGCTAAAGCTGTTATTACACAACACGATCCGCGTCAAACTAGGAACGAGTTGGCTCCCCGAAGATGTAATCAAAGAATTTAGCGAACAACTCCTTAGCCATACAGGAACCAGCACCGTCAAATTCCATCCCGACCCCGCCAATATTTGGGTAATCAAAGGTGACAGTAAACTGATCAACTCACCCCAAAACAAAACCGAATGGGGAACCACCAGCCATACCGCACTTGAACTGATAGAACACTCACTGAACCAAAAAGATCCCAAAATCTATGACCATATCCAAGACAAACAGGGCAATGTTATAAGCATTCTGAATGTAGAAGCCACCACAGCATCGCGGACAATGCAAGACAAAATCCAAACCGCCTTCAAAGCATGGATCTGGAGTGAAGGAGATCGCGCTGAGCAACTCTGTCTGTACTACAACCAATACCACAACCTCTACCGCGACACCATGTATGACGGCTCACACCTAACCTTCCCCAACATGGCTCCCGACTTCGAGATGCGAAGCCACCAGCGCAACTTCGTGCGTCGTGTCGAACGGCAAAAAGCATCCTTTGCCGCCCATCGGGTGGGCTATGGCAAAACTGCCACGATGATTGCCGCAGGTATGGAACTAAAGCGCAAAGGCATGGCGCATAAAGTCATGCATGTAACCATGAAATCGATCTTGCCAGGGTACAGCAAAGAATTTCGACGACTGTACCCCGAAGCCAAGATTCTCGTACCGAATGCTCAAGACTTTGCCAAAGATCGCCGTCGTGTCCTACTGAGCCAAATTGCCACCCATAACTACGACGCGATTATTCTTACCTACGAACAATTCTTCAATCTGCAAATAAGCGAATCAACCGAACTCCTGTTTCTCGAAGAGCAAATGTCCGCAATTAGCTCTATCTGTGAAGCTACCAACAAAGAAGAATCCAAACAAGTCTTCCGCAACTTAGAAGCCATGCGAAAGAAAATCTCTTTACGCATCCAAGAAATCGAAAACAGCGATCGCAAAGACCGCGTGATTTATTTCGAGCAACTGGGCATCGATGCGCTCTTCCTAGATGAAGTACAGCAAATCAAACGACTGCAAATCCTCACCACCCAGCACAATGTTGCTGGCATTCCCACAGGTTACAGCCAACGCGCCCATGACTCCTTCATGAAAGTGCGATACCTGCTCACTAACGGCAAGAGAGTCATCTTTGCCACAGGCACCCCCCTAAGCAACACTATGGCTGAGATGGATGTTTGGATGCGCTATCTGCAACTAGACCTGCTGCAACAGCAAGGACTAACCCACTTTGATAGCTTCTGTTCAAGATTCTGTGAAACCAGCACCGCCTTAGAAATCAGTCCCACAGGCAAACTGAAATCGAAAACCCGCCTACGCGAATTCGTGAACATGCCCGAACTAATGGCAATGTGGTGTCAAGTCACCGATATCCAGACAGCATCTCTTGCCGAAGTCAAAACCCCTAAGCCCCATTACCATGTGATGTCCTGTAAGCCATCGCCAGAGCAAATTGCCTATATGGACAAACTCTGCGATCGCGCCGAGGCAGTGGCAAAACGTAAAGTCAAACCCGAAATTGACAACATGCTGAAAATCACAGGTGATGGAGCCAAAGCTTGTATGCACACCAAATTGGTATCACCCAATGCCAGTGAATGGATTAATAACAAACTGCTCGCCTGTGCATGGAACGTCTGGCAAATCTGGACGATTACCGCGATCGCCAAAGGAACCCAAGCGATTTTCTGCGATCGCAATGCACCCAAAAAAGACAGGTGGAATAGCTACTGCTATATCCGCGACACCCTCGTGATGCTGGGGATACCCGCCGACCAGATCGCCTTTATCCATGACTACGACACGGATACCAAGAAGTCAAAGCTATTTGAAGCGATTAACGAAGGCAAAATCAGAATTGTCTTTGGTTCCACATCAAAGTTAGGCACAGGCGTAAATATGCAAAGCAAACTGATTGCCTTGCACCATATCGATTGTCCTTGGCGACCATCGGATCTCGAACAGCGAGAAGGCAGAGGAGTCAGACAGGGTAACGAATGGAGCGATGTCTTTATCTTCCGCTATGTTACTGAAGGTAGAAACAACCAAGCGGGATTTGATTCCTTCCTCTGGCAAGCGATTGAGAACAAGCAGAGGATGATTTCGCAAGTAATGTCAGGCGATCGGACGCATCGCACTATCGAAGACATTGATGAGACTGTGCTTAATGCCGCCCAAATGAAAGCGATCGCATCGGGAGATCCACTGATCATGGAACGGGCTACCCTCGAAGCCGAATTGCAAGGACTAGGAATGCAACTGCAAGCCTATAACGACAGGCAATTCAGAGACAAATCCAAGATTCAGTACCTAACTGACATGGTAAATACCACCCATCCCGCCAGCATTCAGCGCATTCAAGCAGACCTAGCCACAGTTGCCACAGCAAATCTGAAACAATTCATCAGCGATCGCGGAGTGATGCTAGATAAAGCCGTGCTAATCGATCATCACATTACCGAACAAGTGCAAAGGCTAAAAGAAAGCTATCGGTTGACCCAAATCCAAATCGGACAATTTGCAG
The genomic region above belongs to Pseudanabaena sp. BC1403 and contains:
- a CDS encoding DEAD/DEAH box helicase family protein — encoded protein: MSINPLKFRNILGELTIAKLYGGEHLGVTAPANFDLRAEISKIGKAIAKFYEPSVTQTQVIQIPPQLQKVLPNAFCEHEGQIYRRTDYQLELVANQQQRIRAAMSVAKILDLVLRMQQYEDEKELAKLRQILNQKYDEFAIRFGHFTSKENLSIFQEDPNYYRLRALEIDRGKGKSPAKAPIFHQRTVRATPRYRANNAKDALAQCLDAKSYIDLDWIANLIDKSISTVISELEGDIFYNGTIPPATVQETTNAEWITREEFISGNVVNRLNKIVAWQESGVPNWLNIDKYHQTISSNQPVPCLPETLDVDIKVRCAVKLGINVNAMPPNELKLLLHNTIRVKLGTSWLPEDVIKEFSEQLLSHTGTSTVKFHPDPANIWVIKGDSKLINSPQNKTEWGTTSHTALELIEHSLNQKDPKIYDHIQDKQGNVISILNVEATTASRTMQDKIQTAFKAWIWSEGDRAEQLCLYYNQYHNLYRDTMYDGSHLTFPNMAPDFEMRSHQRNFVRRVERQKASFAAHRVGYGKTATMIAAGMELKRKGMAHKVMHVTMKSILPGYSKEFRRLYPEAKILVPNAQDFAKDRRRVLLSQIATHNYDAIILTYEQFFNLQISESTELLFLEEQMSAISSICEATNKEESKQVFRNLEAMRKKISLRIQEIENSDRKDRVIYFEQLGIDALFLDEVQQIKRLQILTTQHNVAGIPTGYSQRAHDSFMKVRYLLTNGKRVIFATGTPLSNTMAEMDVWMRYLQLDLLQQQGLTHFDSFCSRFCETSTALEISPTGKLKSKTRLREFVNMPELMAMWCQVTDIQTASLAEVKTPKPHYHVMSCKPSPEQIAYMDKLCDRAEAVAKRKVKPEIDNMLKITGDGAKACMHTKLVSPNASEWINNKLLACAWNVWQIWTITAIAKGTQAIFCDRNAPKKDRWNSYCYIRDTLVMLGIPADQIAFIHDYDTDTKKSKLFEAINEGKIRIVFGSTSKLGTGVNMQSKLIALHHIDCPWRPSDLEQREGRGVRQGNEWSDVFIFRYVTEGRNNQAGFDSFLWQAIENKQRMISQVMSGDRTHRTIEDIDETVLNAAQMKAIASGDPLIMERATLEAELQGLGMQLQAYNDRQFRDKSKIQYLTDMVNTTHPASIQRIQADLATVATANLKQFISDRGVMLDKAVLIDHHITEQVQRLKESYRLTQIQIGQFAGLNVFLSRFGSEVNGYIGMSISSGYEFNAECQQPYSSLLHVVRNAIAAKLTTAQENLERDRQELPILQNRVSQPFEQAQEYEQKSNRLGFLKEMFDAIAHESPVDDSVADYGLEGEDLEESREIFWERDSRASQLEQPSTAIVEVLRQRRFEDWVPQDSENWLEQISLLVGDLDLSVRSDRLLLLPESKVFKTMSDFTLEGKQLLIPQKNVSEVRDQLSLF